One window from the genome of Macaca fascicularis isolate 582-1 chromosome 7, T2T-MFA8v1.1 encodes:
- the LOC135971687 gene encoding uncharacterized protein — MSEETRPIKLAKAKEKLLTCGKIPELRVRRLSFSSISAFCSAMLRDYHPQANPSVGTGASDTKKKNINNGANPETTTSGGCHSPEDEKKASHQHQDALRRELEAQVHTIRILTCEKTELQTALYYSERAVQQLQGECRHLVGRLHDSWNFVRDLERDLSAVATQKKKADRYIEELTKERDALSLELYRNTITDDELKEKNAELQEKLRLVESEKSEIQLNVKELESKLEKAKLLLPQQQLQEEADHLGKELQSVSAKLQAQVEENELWNRLYQQQEEKMWRQEEKIQEQEEKIREQEEKRQEQEEKIREQEEKRQEQEKEMWKQEEKIKEQEEKIREQEEKRREQEEKIHEQEEKMHEQEEKIREQEKRRQEQEEIWRQEEKIREQEEKMHDQEEKIREQEKKIHKQEEKIPEQKKRQEQEEMWRQEKKIREQEEKMHEQEEKIQEQKEKMHNQEEKIQEQKEKMHEQEEKIHEQEEMIREQEEKMHKQEEKIQEQKKKIEEQEKKRQEQEEKMWRQEEKIREQEEKMHEQEEKIQEQKKKIEEQEKKRQEQEEKIWRQEEKMREQEEKTQEKEDKRREQEEKMWEQAEKIWRQEEKMREQEEKIQEQEQKIQEQEEKIREQMWRQEEKIQEQKENMHNQEEKIREQEDKMHKQENIWEQEKKRQEQEEKMRRQEEKLQEQEEKIRRQEEKIREQKEIIREQDEMMREQEEKMCEQEEKLGKKEDMLREQEEKMCEQEEILGEKEDMLREQEEKLWEQEKKMCEQEEKMWRQEKKLGEQEEKMWRQEEMMREQEKMMWEQEKMIWEKEQKICEQEKKMRRQEEKMREKEEKMQRQEEKMWEKEEKMQRQEEKMREQETRLWQQEEKMQKQEEHLEAAIYRAHDKKAKTINM, encoded by the exons ATGTCCGAAGAAACCCGACCGATCAAATTGGCCAAGGCCAAGGAAAAG CTGCTGACTTGTGGCAAAATCCCCGAGCTCAGAGTCAGAAGACTGAGTTTCAGTTCCATTAGTGCCTTCTGTTCAGCCATG TTGAGAGACTACCATCCCCAGGCCAACCCTAGTGTTGGTACAGGAGCAAGCGACACcaaaaagaagaacataaataacGGCGCTAACCCTGAGACAACCACTTCTGGTGGCTGCCACTCTCCTGAGGAT GAAAAGAAGGCAAGCCACCAACATCAGGATGCCCTAAGGAGGGAGCTAGAG gccCAGGTTCATACCATACGAATCCTTACATGTGAGAAAACTGAGCTTCAGACGGCACTCTATTACAGCGAGCGTGCTGTCCAGCAGTTGCAAG GAGAGTGCAGGCATCTGGTCGGCCGCCTGCATGATTCATGGAATTTTGTAAGAGATTTAGAGCGGGATCTCTCTGCTGTTGCTACACAGAAGAAGAAGGCTGACAGG TACATCGAGGAGTTAACAAAGGAGAGGGATGCCCTGAGTCTGGAACTGTACAGGAACAC CATAACCGATGATGAGCTGAAGGAGAAAAATGCCGAACTACAAGAAAAACTTCGacttgtagaatctgagaagtcTGAGATCCAGCTCAATGTAAAGGAGCTAGAAAGCAAGCTGGAGAAAGCCAAGCTCCTGCTGCCACAG cagcagctgcaggaggAGGCTGACCACCTGGGTAAGGAGCTGCAGAGTGTGTCTGCGAAGCTCCAAGCCCAGGTGGAAGAGAACGAGTTGTGGAACCGCTTGTACCAGCAACAGGAAGAGAAGAtgtggaggcaggaagagaagatacaggagcaggaggagaagatacgggagcaggaggagaagaggcaagagcaggaggagaagatacgggagcaggaggagaagaggcaggagcaggagaaggagatgtggaagcaggaggagaagataaaggagcaggaggagaagatacgggagcaggaagagaagaggcgggagcaggaggagaagatacatgagcaggaggaaaagatgcatgagcaggaggagaagatacgggagcaggagaagaggaggcaggagcAGGAAGAGATTTGGAGGCAAGAGGAGAAgatacgggagcaggaggagaagatgcatgATCAGGAGGAGAAGATAagggagcaggagaagaagatacacaagcaggaggagaagataccaGAGCAGAAGAAGAGGCAAGAGCAGGAGGagatgtggaggcaggagaagaagatacgggagcaggaggagaagatgcatgagcaggaggagaagatacaggAGCAGAAGGAGAAGATGCACAATcaggaggagaagatacaggAGCAGAAGGAGAAGATGcatgagcaggaggagaagatacatGAGCAGGAGGAGATGAtaagggagcaggaggagaagatgcacaagcaggaggagaagatacaggagcagaagaagaagatagaagagcaggagaagaagaggcaggagcaggaagagaagatgtggaggcaggaggagaagatacgggagcaggaggagaagatgcacgagcaggaggagaagatacaggagcagaagaagaagatagaagagcaggagaagaagaggcaggagcaggaggagaagatttggaggcaggaggagaagatgcgtgagcaggaggagaagacaCAGGAGAAGGAGGACAAGAGGCGGGAGCAGGAAGAGAAGATGTGGGAGCAGGCGGAGAAGatttggaggcaggaggagaagatgcgtGAGCAGGAGGAGAAAATACAAGAGCAGGAACAGAAGAtacaggagcaggaggagaagatacgggagcagatgtggaggcaggaggagaagatacaggAGCAGAAGGAGAATATGCACAAtcaggaggagaagatacgggAGCAGGAGGATAAGATGCACAAGCAGGAGAATATAtgggagcaggagaagaagaggcaggagcaggaggagaagatgcggaggcaggaggagaagctacaggagcaggaggagaagatacggaggcaggaggagaagatacgggAGCAGAAGGAGATAATACGGGAGCAGGATGAGATGatgcgggagcaggaggagaagatgtgtgagcaggaggagaagctgGGGAAGAAGGAGGATATGctgcgggagcaggaggagaagatgtgtGAGCAGGAGGAGATTCTGGGGGAGAAGGAGGATATGCTGCGGGAGCAGGAAGAAAAGCTGtgggagcaggagaagaagatgtgtgagcaggaggaaaagatgtggaggcaagagaagaagctaggggagcaggaggagaagatgtggaggcaggaggagatgaTGCGGGAGCAGGAGAAGATGATGTGGGAGCAGGAGAAGATGATATGGGAGAAGGAGCAAAAGATATGTGAGCAGGAGAAGAAGAtgcggaggcaggaggagaagatgcgggagaaggaggagaagatgcagaggcaggaggagaagatgtgggagaaggaggagaagatgcagaggcaggaggagaagatgcggGAGCAGGAAACGAGGCTGTggcagcaggaggagaagatgcagaAGCAGGAG GAGCACCTGGAAGCTGCCATCTACCGAGCACATGACAAGAAGGCAAaaacaataaacatgtaa
- the LOC135971755 gene encoding uncharacterized protein, whose protein sequence is MGKEGKPPTSGSPKEGARGECRHLVGRLHDSWNFARDLERDLSAVATQKKKADRYIEELTKERDALSLELYRNTITDDELKEKNAELQEKLRLVESEKSEIQLNVKELERKLEKAKLLLPQASSYSPGGCGIPVRLGPWSRDHAGFKPTLSLFQQQLQEEADHLGKELQSVSAKLQAQVEENKLWNHLYQQQEEKMWRQEEKIQEQEEKIREQEEKRQEQEEKIQKQEEKRREQGEKMWRQEEKIREQEEKIHEQEEKIREQAKKRQEQEKEMWRQEKMHEQEENIWEQEKRRQEQEEKIWRQEEKIREQEEKMHDQEEKIQEQEEKIHEQEETIREQEEKIHEQEETIREQEEKMHKQEEKIQEQQKKIEEQEKKRQEQEEKIWRQEEKIWRQEEKMHEQEEKTQEKEEKRREQEEKMWEQAEKIWRQEEKMREQEEKIQEQEEKIREQEEKIREQEMWRQEEKIQEQKENMHNQEEKIREQEDKIHKQEENIREQEKKRQEQEEKMRRQEEKLREQEEKIWRQEEKIREHEEKRREQEEKIWRQEEKIREQKEIIREQDEVMREQEEKMCEQEEKMGKKEDMLWEQEEKMCEQEEKLGEKEDMLREQEEKLWEQEKKMWEQEEKMWRQEKKLGEQEEKMWRQEEMMREQEKKMWEQEEKMWKQEEVIWEKEQKIREQEEKIREKEEKMQRQEEKMREQETRLWQQEEKMQKQEVRLQELEERLGELGRKAKLWGSRRRWLQTLEIIQSDLTTT, encoded by the exons ATGG GAAAAGAAGGCAAGCCACCAACATCAGGAAGCCCTAAGGAGGGAGCTAGAG GAGAGTGCAGGCATCTGGTCGGCCGCCTGCATGATTCATGGAATTTTGCAAGAGATTTAGAGCGGGATCTCTCTGCTGTCGCTACACAGAAGAAGAAGGCTGACAGG TACATCGAGGAGTTAACAAAGGAGAGGGATGCCCTGAGTCTGGAACTGTACAGGAACAC CATAACCGATGATGAGCTGAAGGAGAAAAATGCCGAACTACAAGAAAAACTTCGacttgtagaatctgagaagtcTGAGATCCAGCTCAATGTAAAGGAGCTAGAAAGGAAGCTGGAGAAGGCCAAGCTCCTGCTGCCACAGGCAAGCAGCTACAGCCCCGGGGGTTGTGGGATCCCCGTCCGGCTGGGACCATGGTCTAGGGATCATGCAGG GTTCAAACCAACACTTTCACTGttccagcagcagctgcaggaggAGGCTGACCACCTGGGTAAGGAGCTGCAGAGTGTGTCCGCGAAGCTCCAAGCCCAGGTGGAAGAGAACAAGTTGTGGAACCACCTGTACCAGCAACAGGAAGAGAAGAtgtggaggcaggaagagaagatacaggagcaggaagagaagatacgggagcaggaggagaagaggcaagagcaggaggagaagatacagaagcaggaagagaagaggCGGGAGCAGGGggagaagatgtggaggcaggaggagaagatacgggagcaggaggagaagatacatgagcaggaggagaagatacgggagcaggcgaagaagaggcaggagcaggagaaggagatgtggaggcaggagaagatgCATGAGCAGGAGGAGAACATATGGGAGCaggagaagaggaggcaggagcaggaagagaagatttggaggcaagaggagaagatacgggagcaggaggagaagatgcatgatcaggaggagaagatacaggagcaggaggagaagatacatGAGCAGGAGGAGACGAtaagggagcaggaggagaagatacatGAGCAGGAGGAGACGAtaagggagcaggaggagaagatgcacaagcaggaggagaagatacaggAGCAGCAGAAGAAGATAGAAGAGCAGGAGAAGaagaggcaggagcaggaggagaagatttggaggcaggaggagaagatttggaggcaggaggagaagatgcatgagcaggaggagaagacacaggagaaggaggagaagaggcggGAGCAGGAAGAGAAGATGTGGGAGCAGGCGGAGAAGatttggaggcaggaggagaagatgcgtgagcaggaggagaagatacaggagcaggaagagaagatacgggagcaggaggagaagatacgggagcaggagatgtggaggcaggaggagaagatacaggAGCAGAAGGAGAATATGCACAAtcaggaggagaagatacgggAGCAGGAGGATAAGATACACAAGCAGGAGGAGAATATAcgggagcaggagaagaagaggcaggagcaggaggagaagatgcggaggcaggaggagaagctacgggagcaggaggagaagatatggaggcaggaggagaagatacgggAGCATGAGGAGAAGCggcgggagcaggaggagaagatatggaggcaggaggagaagatacgggAGCAGAAGGAGATAATACGGGAGCAGGATGAGGTGatgcgggagcaggaggagaagatgtgtgagcaggaggagaaaatggggaagaaggaggatatgctgtgggagcaggaggagaagatgtgtgagcaggaggagaagctgGGGGAGAAGGAGGATATGCTGCGGGAGCAGGAAGAAAAGCTGtgggagcaggagaagaagatgtgggagcaggaggaaaagatgtggaggcaagagaagaagctaggggagcaggaggagaagatgtggaggcaggaggagatgatgcgggagcaggagaagaagatgtgggagcaggaggagaagatgtggaAGCAGGAAGAGGTGATATGGGAGAAGGAGCAAAAGATAcgtgagcaggaggagaagatacgggagaaggaggagaagatgcagaggcaggaggagaagatgcggGAGCAGGAAACGAGGCTGTggcagcaggaggagaagatgcagaagcaggaggtgaggctgcaggagctggaggagaggctgggggagcTGGGGCGGAAGGCCAAGCTCTGGGGGAGCAGGCGGAGGTGGTTGCAAACCCTGGAGATCATACAGAGTGACCTCACCACAACTTAG